Proteins co-encoded in one Papaver somniferum cultivar HN1 chromosome 5, ASM357369v1, whole genome shotgun sequence genomic window:
- the LOC113277940 gene encoding E3 ubiquitin ligase PARAQUAT TOLERANCE 3-like, producing MSIYYKFKSGKEFHSIPTLSPFMSVLEIKDLIFQSKKFGHGKDFDVILTNPSTNEDYIDDSTLIPRNSSVIVRRIPGLPGKSIVVKSKQQEEKDKEDEKIKEICQQTISYVNANNGTAAVSSAHQRGFSNGYLGGRPTMGQRIPPEGYTCHRCKVPGHYIQHCPTNGDPEYDVKKRRPPTGIPKSMLAETADGSYALPGGSVAVLKPNEVAFEKLVQGIPTISRRVIDIPPELHCPMCKDVMRFAVLISKCCFQSFCDGCIRGNIISKSMCVCGARGILVDDLIPNKTIRDTIDRYIESGNTSSGNTKSSITAEDVGTARSSKPRIPAPSLSCTSKTEKIPSCLRKEISDGNENGQSAPSLDLYEDEAESTSSMVQTNAALGQEEVQQQVPTYENFTVDGKPLSPGDLFWGTSQAFGANNCMMPFGNSAYNIPYWNCMQLGMDAFMVPYNGYMGYAAGPYEGMFTQNQSPFGRGPGGYALPCAASQTKKRSRVTPCHGNDWGEDDEERNYKKKQSWQTSSVSCHAK from the coding sequence ATGTCTATCTACTATAAGTTCAAGAGTGGGAAAGAATTTCATTCGATCCCCACTCTTAGCCCTTTCATGTCTGTTCTTGAGATTAAAGATTTAATTTTTCAATCCAAAAAATTTGGTCATGGAAAAGATTTCGATGTgattctcacaaacccatcaaCTAACGAGGATTACATAGATGATTCAACCCTTATTCCTAGAAATAGTTCTGTCATTGTTCGGAGAATTCCTGGATTGCCTGGAAAATCAATAGTCGTCAAATCAAAACAGCAGGAGGAGAAAGACAAAGAGGATGAGAAAATCAaagagatatgtcaacaaacaatTAGTTATGTGAATGCAAACAACGGAACTGCTGCAGTAAGCTCTGCACATCAAAGGGGTTTCAGCAATGGTTatttgggtggaaggccaacaatGGGGCAAAGGATACCTCCAGAGGGTTACACTTGTCATAGATGCAAAGTTCCCGGGCACTATATTCAGCATTGTCCTACTAATGGTGATCCTGAATATGATGTTAAAAAGCGGAGGCCACCTACTGGTATTCCCAAATCAATGTTGGCAGAGACTGCTGATGGTTCATATGCACTGCCTGGAGGTTCTGTTGCTGTTCTGAAGCCTAATGAggtggcttttgagaagcttGTTCAAGGCATACCAACTATTAGTAGGCGGGTTATCGATATTCCACCAGAACTTCACTGCCCAATGTGTAAAGATGTGATGAGATTTGCTGTGCTTATAAGCAAGTGCTGTTTTCAGAGTTTCTGTGATGGATGTATTAGAGGCAACATTATTTCAAAATCCATGTGTGTGTGTGGAGCTAGAGGAATACTTGTGGATGACCTCATTCCTAACAAAACAATTAGGGACACCATTGACAGATATATCGAGTCAGGTAACACTAGTTCAGGGAATACAAAAAGTTCAATTACTGCTGAAGATGTAGGAACTGCTCGTTCTTCAAAGCCAAGAATCCCAGCACCCAGTCTCTCCTGCACTTCAAAGACCGAAAAAATTCCATCATGTCTTAGAAAGGAAATTTCAGATGGCAATGAAAATGGCCAGTCTGCACCAAGTCTTGATTTATATGAAGATGAAGCCGAGTCAACGAGTAGTATGGTACAAACTAATGCTGCATTGGGGCAAGAGGAAGTGCAACAGCAGGTCCCTACTTATGAGAACTTCACTGTTGATGGCAAGCCGCTTTCACCTGGAGACCTATTTTGGGGAACCTCTCAAGCTTTTGGAGCTAATAACTGTATGATGCCTTTTGGCAATTCAGCCTATAACATCCCATATTGGAATTGTATGCAGCTGGGAATGGATGCGTTTATGGTTCCCTATAATGGTTACATGGGTTATGCAGCTGGTCCTTATGAAGGAATGTTCACTCAAAATCAAAGCCCCTTTGGTCGTGGTCCAGGAGGGTATGCATTGCCATGTGCTGCATCTCAGACAAAAAAGAGGAGCAGAGTTACACCATGTCATGGGAATGATTGGGGTGAGGACGacgaggagaggaattataagaagaaACAATCATGGCAGACGTCTTCCGTTTCATGTCACGCAAAGTAG